Below is a genomic region from Terriglobales bacterium.
GTGCCGGCCAAGGTGAAGTCCATCCGCCCGCTGGAGACCGTGGCCGATCACTTCGCCCGCGGCATCGCTCTGGAAGAGGATCCCACCACCCAGCGCGAGGCCATCGAGGCCTACCAGAAGGCGCTGGAGCTGGAGCCCCGCTACGCTGCCGCCCACATCAACCTGGGCACCCTCTACTACAACCGCCAGGAGTACGCGCTCGCCGAGCAGCACTACCGCGCCGCGGTGGAATCGGACTCGCGCTACGCTCTCGCCTACTTCGACCTGGGCAACGTGCTCGATGAGACCGGGCGGCTGGAGGAGGCCATCCAGTCCTACAAGGCGGCCATCGCCCTGGCTCCCACCTACGCCGACGCCCACTACAACCTGGCCCTGGCCTACGAGAAGCTGAAGTCGCCGCGCAAGGCCCTCACCCACTGGCGCTCCTACGTCCGCCTCGACACCAGCGGCCCCTGGGCCGTGCACGCCCGCAACCAGATCCGCAAGATCCTCGAGACCGACGAACTCAAGCCCGTCCGCCGCCGCTAGCGCGCCCCGCTGCTCTCTCTCCCTTCGCGGTGCTACAATCCATCGTTCGTCCTATTTTCTTCCCGAGGAAGTCCTTATGCCCGAAGCCCTAGCCCAGAAGCCCGCGCCCGCCCCCCTGGTGGCGCTCACCGAAGACGAGGTCCTCTTCCGCGACAACATCCGCCAGTTCGCCGAAGAGAAGATCCGCCCTCTCTCCAAGGAGATGGATGAGAAGGGCGTCTTCGACAAGGAACTGGTCCACCAGTTCTTCCAACTCGGGCTGATGGGGATCGAGATCCCCGAGAGCCTGGGCGGCGGCGGCGGCACCTTCTTCGAAGCAGTACTGGCGGTGGAGGAACTCTCCCGCGTGGACGCCTCCGCGGGAGTGATCGTGGACGTGCAGAACACCCTGGTCAACAACGCCATCCTGCGCTGGGGCAACGAGGAGCAGAAGAAGCGCTACTGCCCGCGCATGGCGGCGGAGTGCGTGGGCGCCTACGCCCTGAGCGAGGCCGGTTCCGGCTCCGACGCCTTCGCCCTGGCCACCAAGGCCGAACTCAAGGGCTCCGACTACCTCCTCAACGGCCGCAAGCTGTGGATCACCAACGGCAAGGAGGCCGGCCTGTTCATCGTCTTTGCCACCCTCGACCCGGCCGCCGGCTACAAGGGCATCACCGCCTTCCTGGTGGAGAAGGGCTTCCCCGGCTTCAGCGTGGGCAAGAAG
It encodes:
- a CDS encoding acyl-CoA dehydrogenase produces the protein MPEALAQKPAPAPLVALTEDEVLFRDNIRQFAEEKIRPLSKEMDEKGVFDKELVHQFFQLGLMGIEIPESLGGGGGTFFEAVLAVEELSRVDASAGVIVDVQNTLVNNAILRWGNEEQKKRYCPRMAAECVGAYALSEAGSGSDAFALATKAELKGSDYLLNGRKLWITNGKEAGLFIVFATLDPAAGYKGITAFLVEKGFPGFSVGKKEDKLGIRASSTCELILEDCRVPKSNVLGEAGKGYKIAIETLNEGRIGIGAQMVGVAQGAWNCAARYAQERKQFGKAIAEFQGIQFQLAQMATEIEAARMLVYNAARMKDARLPFVKEAAMTKLFASQVAERVTSLAIEIYGGYGFTKDYPVEKYWRDSKIGKIYEGTSNMQLQTIAKLVLGGK
- a CDS encoding tetratricopeptide repeat protein, with translation MNTYRRADVLRILRITARQLAGWEKAGLIDATESYSFFHLLQIKKLRDLCAKKVRPAVIRQSLEAMQRQVAGMEKPLLEAGTFSTGRRRVAFRHQGQAVEPIAGQFVMDFGSGTRAVVPAKVKSIRPLETVADHFARGIALEEDPTTQREAIEAYQKALELEPRYAAAHINLGTLYYNRQEYALAEQHYRAAVESDSRYALAYFDLGNVLDETGRLEEAIQSYKAAIALAPTYADAHYNLALAYEKLKSPRKALTHWRSYVRLDTSGPWAVHARNQIRKILETDELKPVRRR